One Glandiceps talaboti chromosome 20, keGlaTala1.1, whole genome shotgun sequence genomic region harbors:
- the LOC144450643 gene encoding spectrin alpha chain-like, whose amino-acid sequence MIEMITIHEILEKKAFLANEDLGDSLDSVEALIKKHEDFKKSLAAQEEEISAHVDFAVKLVESEHYAAEDVSERRDTAFDEEECRNILDNPNIPQLDMDAQTLLESPLSPGEVFSTLAP is encoded by the exons ATGATAGAGATGATCACGATCCATGAAATACTGGAGAAAAAG GCTTTCTTAGCCAATGAAGATCTTGGAGACTCCTTGGACAGTGTGGAAGCTTTGATTAAGAAAcatgaagactttaaaaaatcacTTGCAGCACAAGAAGAAGAGATCAGT GCACATGTTGACTTTGCCGTTAAACTTGTAGAAAGTGAACATTATGCTGCAGAAGATGTCTCAGAACGTAGAGATACT GCCTTTGATGAGGAGGAATGTAGGAATATACTTGATAACCCAAATATTCCCCAACTTGACATGGATGCACAGACCCTCTTGGAGTCACCACTATCTCCAGGAGAAGTATTCAGTACACTGGCACCATGA